A region of the Ornithinimicrobium ciconiae genome:
CGTGCTGCAGCTGTGGCACTCGGTCAACGAGGGCTATTACGAGGCACGCGCCCTGGGCTATATCACCGAGCCGGGCAACGCGATCCTGGAGTGGATGCGCATGCCGGGGGACGTGGTCTTCCTGATCGGTGGCATCCTGCCCTTCCTCTGGATCACCTGGCTCGGCGTGCGCCACGGCATCAAGGCGACCACCCACACCCTGGAGCCGGAGACGCTGTATGTCGAGGAGACCGGCCGCGCCCACGAGGACCGCACCGGCCTGACCCGGGACGGGACCCGTGCCTGACCTCGCGGTCTTCGCACCCGCCACCTGGTTCGCCCTGGGCTATGGGGTGATTCTGCTGCTCGTCGCCTACGGGATCGACCTGATGTCCCACCGGGCGGCCAGCAGCGTGGAGGGGCACCGCACCAGCGGCTTCGTCTATCACGAGGAGCACGACGCCTGGGTCTGCCCTAAGGACCAATGGCTCTGGCCGCAGTCCTTCGACCCCGGCAACCGGGTCATGCGCTATCGCGGTAGTCCCGCCGTCTGCAACGCCTGCCCGGTGCGCGACACGTGCACGACCTCCAAGAGTGGGCGCGAGGTGCAACGGATGGTGGACCCGTGGCCGGCCTCGGAGTCGGCCAGGTTCCACCGGGCACTCGCCTGCACCGTCGTGGTTCTGGCCGTGCTGTGGCCTGCTGCTGCCGCACTCATGGCCTCGTCGGCAACGGAGACCTGGGTCCTGGTGGGCGGCGCCACGCTCGTCGCAGCCGCCTCCTGGCCCCTGTGGTCCCACCTGCGGCGCAGCACCGTCGACCCGGAGGGCGTCCTGTTCCGCAGCTCTGATGACAATGTCGAGGAACGCACCGCCGCCGCGGCCCGCGACCAGGCACGGCGCAGCAGCTACTGGTCCGACACCAGGACGAGCCCGCCCGCGCGGAGTCGGGGGCCGGTCGACCTGCCAGCACCGGTGCGGCTGCCCGCGACCTACTGGTCCGACAGCCGCGCGTCAGCCGGGAACGCCGGGAACACCGGGACCACCGGGACCACCGGCAACACCGGGACCACCGCGAACGCCGAGCCCACCGGAAAGAGGTCCCGATGATCCCCGCCCTCGTCATCGCCAGCATCCTGCTCCTGCTCGGGTTGGTGGTGCTGTGTCTGCGCATCATCCGGGAGTATGAGCGTGCCATCGTCTTCCGCCTCGGGCGCCTGCGCGGTCCGCTGGGTCCCGGTGTGCTGTTCGTCCTGCCCTTCCTGGACAAGATGGTCCGGGTGGACCTGCGCGTAGTGACCCTGACCATCCCCCCGCAGGAGGTGATCACCAAGGACAACGTCACCGCACGTGTCAACGCCGTCGTGCTGTTCCGGGTCGTGGACCCGGTCCGGTCCGTGATGGCCGTGGAGAACCATGCCGTAGCGACCTCCCAGATCGCGCAGACCAGCCTGCGGTCGGTGGTCGGACGCGCAGAACTCGACACGCTGCTGGCCCACCGCGCCGACCTCAACGAGGACCTGACCCACACGCTGGCCCAGGCGACCGAGCCGTGGGGCGTGGAGGCTCAGGTGGTGGAGATCAAGGACGTCGAGATCCCCGAGATCATGCAGCGGGCGATGGCCCGGGAGGCCGAGGCTGAGCGCGAGCGGCGCGCCAAGGTGATCAGCGCCCGGGGTGAGCTGCAGGCCTCGACCGAGTTGCGTGACGCCGCCATCACCCTGAGCGAGAGTCCCGCCTCGCTGCAGCTGCGCTATCTGCAGACCCTGCTCGAGCTGGGGGCCGACCAGAACTCGACGGTCGTCTTCCCGATCCCCCTCGACATCGTCACACCCTTTCTGGAGGCTGCCGGTGGGAGAGCCCGAGGCTCGGCCAGCGGCACGGAGAGCCGGTCCGACGAGCCTGCCACCGGGGACACCCCCCACCGCACACTGACCTGGCGCGGGCCGTCCGGTCAGGACCCTGAGCATGACAAGGAGGAAGCCGGATGACGTCTCACACCGACGAGGACAGCATCCCCGCACCCGGTCGCCGGGTGGTCCTGGAGCCGACCCCGCCGGGTCTGTGGACCCTGATCCTCGGCTTCTCGATCGCGGTGCTCGCGCCGTTGTTCGGGTTCCTGGTGGGCTCAGCGATGGGCGCGGGTGACGCCGACGCCAACTTCTCCCCGATCTATCTCGCCCTCTTCATCGGGGTGGTCATCGGCGGGATCGGCGTGGTCATCGCACTGCTCGGCGGTCGGCGCATCTATCGCGACCGTCGTGCTGCCTCCGCTGCTGACGCCGACGCCGCGCAGGAGGCGACGAGCGGGGTCGACGCCTGACCGTCCGTGCGGACTCCGGTCAGCGAGCGGGGTCGACCCCTGACCGTCCGTGCGGACTCCGGTCAGCGAGCCGGGTCGACGCCCGATCGTCCGTGCGGACTGCGGTCAGCTGGCCGCCTGCACCCGCAGCGCCCGCGCCAGGTGGTCGGCCTGCTCGATCACGATGCGCCGCAGCGCCCGCGGAGCGTCCTCGTAGTCGGCCAACCACCCCTGGGCGGCCGCGAGCGCGGGATGGGATGCGGCATCCTGACCGTCCGCCAGGTCTCCCCGCGGGAACAGTCCGGTGGCCAGGATGCTG
Encoded here:
- a CDS encoding SPFH domain-containing protein; translated protein: MIPALVIASILLLLGLVVLCLRIIREYERAIVFRLGRLRGPLGPGVLFVLPFLDKMVRVDLRVVTLTIPPQEVITKDNVTARVNAVVLFRVVDPVRSVMAVENHAVATSQIAQTSLRSVVGRAELDTLLAHRADLNEDLTHTLAQATEPWGVEAQVVEIKDVEIPEIMQRAMAREAEAERERRAKVISARGELQASTELRDAAITLSESPASLQLRYLQTLLELGADQNSTVVFPIPLDIVTPFLEAAGGRARGSASGTESRSDEPATGDTPHRTLTWRGPSGQDPEHDKEEAG